One Novosphingobium sp. EMRT-2 DNA segment encodes these proteins:
- a CDS encoding homocysteine S-methyltransferase family protein, with amino-acid sequence MTLTPSAARAALLDQARQRILITDGAFGTEIQRWKLSEEDYAGTLGLAKDQKGNNDILALTKPEVPESIHRAYFAAGADIAETNTFSANRISQADYAAEHLVREINLESAKLARRIADEFAAKDGRPRFVAGAIGPTNKTLSLSPDVNDPGFREIDWDFLVDVYAEQIAALVEGGADFILIETVFDTLNAKAGVMAVRKVEAALGREIPIMLSMTLTDLSGRNLSGHTVEAFWYAVRHARPVTIGLNCSFGATQLRPHVKALSEIADTLIMVYPNAGLPNELGEYDEMPLTTAGLVREWADHGQVNILGGCCGSTPDHIAAMAQTVAGLAPRALPHPDQVTRLAGLEPFVMAA; translated from the coding sequence ATGACCCTGACCCCCTCCGCCGCCCGCGCCGCCCTGCTCGATCAGGCGCGCCAGCGCATCCTTATCACCGATGGCGCCTTCGGCACCGAGATCCAGCGCTGGAAGCTGTCCGAGGAGGACTATGCCGGCACGCTGGGGCTGGCCAAGGACCAGAAGGGCAACAACGACATCCTCGCGCTGACCAAGCCCGAAGTGCCCGAATCGATCCACCGCGCCTATTTCGCGGCCGGGGCCGACATCGCCGAAACCAACACGTTCTCGGCCAACCGCATCAGCCAGGCGGACTATGCCGCCGAGCATCTGGTGCGCGAGATCAACCTCGAATCCGCGAAGCTCGCCCGGCGGATCGCCGACGAGTTCGCCGCTAAAGATGGCCGCCCGCGCTTCGTTGCCGGCGCGATCGGGCCGACCAACAAGACGCTGTCGCTCTCGCCCGACGTCAACGACCCCGGCTTCCGCGAGATCGACTGGGATTTCCTGGTCGATGTCTATGCCGAACAAATCGCCGCGCTGGTCGAAGGCGGGGCGGACTTCATCCTGATCGAGACGGTGTTCGATACGCTCAACGCCAAGGCGGGCGTCATGGCGGTGCGCAAGGTGGAGGCGGCGCTGGGCCGGGAAATCCCGATCATGCTGTCGATGACGCTGACCGATCTTTCGGGCCGCAACCTGTCTGGCCACACGGTGGAGGCGTTCTGGTACGCGGTGCGCCATGCGCGGCCGGTCACGATCGGCCTCAACTGCTCGTTCGGCGCCACCCAGTTGCGTCCGCACGTGAAGGCGCTGTCCGAAATCGCCGACACGCTGATCATGGTCTATCCCAACGCCGGGCTGCCCAACGAACTGGGCGAATACGACGAAATGCCGCTGACCACCGCCGGCCTCGTCCGCGAATGGGCCGATCATGGCCAGGTCAACATTCTGGGCGGTTGTTGCGGGTCCACGCCTGATCACATCGCGGCGATGGCCCAGACGGTTGCCGGGCTTGCCCCGCGTGCCTTGCCCCATCCCGATCAGGTCACGCGCCTGGCCGGGCTGGAACCGTTCGTGATGGCGGCGTGA
- the metH gene encoding methionine synthase: MTSQASSRFVNVGERTNVTGSAAFKKLILAGDYAKAVEVARQQVENGAQVIDVNMDEGLLDAVEAMTTFLKLIAAEPDIARVPVMIDSSKWEVIEAGLKCVSGKPIVNSISMKEGEEAFLAHARKCMDYGAAVVVMAFDEKGQADTKERKVEICSRAYTLLTGIGFPPEDIVFDPNVFAVATGIEEHDRYALDFIEATREIKAACPHVHISGGLSNLSFSFRGNETVRRAMHSVFLYHAIPAGMDMAIVNAGQLDIYDQIDPVLREACEDVLLMRRADATERLIDLAESYKGQDKAAEKAAEEWRGWDVVRRLEHALVKGIDAHIVDDTEEARQQIAARNGRPIEVIEGPLMEGMNTVGDLFGSGKMFLPQVVKSARVMKKAVAHLIPFIEAEKEAGAKAKGRIVMATVKGDVHDIGKNIVGVVLQCNGYEVIDLGVMVPWASILQAANENEADIIGLSGLITPSLDEMVTVAEEMQRAGMTIPLLIGGATTSKVHTALRIDPAYDGPVVHVLDASRAVGVASQLLSDTQHDGFVKTTAADYQHVRDARAGKGASKLLPLADARDNAFAPDFSEKAPPPEQPGLHVFPEWDLADLVDCFDWTPFFRAWELAGTYPAILDDAVVGESARNLYADARAMLDTIVAEKWLTARAVAGFWPCARHGDDVVLHPDDDERSVRLPFLRQQFIKSRGRANFCLADFIDPAGDWIGGFAVGIHGIEPHLERFKAAHDDYSDILLKALADRFAEAFAERLHQHVRTTLWAYAPGEQLTNEALIREQYRGIRPAPGYPACPDHSLKPILFDLLGAQENAGIVLTESQAMLPTAAVSGFYFAHPESQYFGVATIGRDQLEDYAGRRGMDLATAERWLRPNLD; the protein is encoded by the coding sequence ATGACTAGCCAAGCCTCTTCCCGTTTCGTCAACGTCGGCGAGCGCACCAACGTTACCGGCTCCGCCGCGTTCAAGAAGCTGATCCTCGCGGGGGACTACGCGAAGGCGGTGGAAGTCGCGCGCCAGCAGGTCGAGAACGGCGCGCAGGTGATCGACGTCAACATGGACGAGGGCCTGCTCGACGCGGTCGAGGCGATGACCACGTTCCTCAAGCTGATCGCCGCCGAACCCGATATCGCGCGCGTGCCGGTGATGATCGACAGCTCCAAGTGGGAGGTGATCGAGGCGGGCCTCAAGTGCGTCTCGGGCAAGCCGATCGTCAATTCGATCTCGATGAAGGAAGGCGAGGAAGCCTTCCTTGCCCACGCGCGCAAATGCATGGACTATGGCGCGGCCGTGGTGGTGATGGCCTTCGACGAGAAGGGGCAGGCCGACACCAAGGAGCGCAAGGTCGAAATCTGCAGCCGCGCCTACACGCTGCTGACCGGTATCGGCTTCCCGCCCGAAGACATCGTGTTCGATCCCAACGTCTTCGCCGTCGCCACGGGCATCGAGGAGCACGACCGCTACGCGCTCGATTTCATCGAGGCCACGCGCGAGATCAAGGCGGCCTGCCCGCACGTCCACATCTCCGGCGGCCTGTCCAACCTGTCGTTCTCGTTCCGCGGCAACGAGACGGTGCGCCGCGCGATGCATTCGGTGTTCCTCTACCACGCCATTCCGGCGGGCATGGACATGGCGATCGTCAACGCCGGCCAGCTCGACATCTATGACCAGATCGATCCCGTGCTGCGCGAAGCCTGCGAGGACGTGCTGCTGATGCGCCGGGCGGATGCGACCGAGCGGCTGATCGACCTGGCGGAAAGCTACAAGGGGCAGGACAAGGCGGCCGAAAAGGCGGCCGAGGAATGGCGCGGCTGGGATGTCGTGCGCCGGCTGGAGCACGCGCTGGTCAAGGGCATAGACGCCCATATCGTCGACGATACCGAGGAAGCGCGCCAGCAAATCGCCGCCCGCAACGGCCGCCCGATCGAGGTGATCGAAGGCCCGCTGATGGAAGGCATGAACACCGTTGGCGACCTGTTCGGATCGGGCAAGATGTTCCTGCCGCAGGTGGTCAAGTCCGCGCGCGTGATGAAGAAGGCGGTGGCGCACCTGATCCCGTTCATCGAGGCGGAGAAGGAAGCCGGTGCCAAGGCCAAGGGCCGCATCGTCATGGCCACCGTGAAGGGCGACGTGCACGACATCGGCAAGAACATCGTCGGCGTTGTGCTTCAGTGCAACGGCTACGAGGTGATCGACCTGGGCGTGATGGTGCCGTGGGCGTCGATCCTGCAGGCCGCCAACGAGAACGAGGCCGACATCATAGGCCTTTCGGGCCTGATTACGCCCTCGCTCGACGAGATGGTGACCGTGGCCGAGGAAATGCAGCGCGCCGGCATGACCATCCCGCTGCTGATCGGCGGGGCCACCACCAGCAAGGTCCACACCGCGCTGCGCATCGATCCGGCCTATGACGGCCCGGTGGTCCACGTGCTCGACGCCAGCCGCGCAGTAGGAGTTGCCTCGCAGCTCCTGTCGGACACGCAGCACGATGGTTTCGTGAAGACGACCGCCGCCGATTACCAGCACGTGCGCGATGCGCGTGCGGGCAAGGGCGCATCGAAGCTGCTGCCGCTGGCCGACGCGCGCGACAACGCCTTCGCCCCCGATTTCTCGGAAAAGGCGCCGCCGCCCGAACAGCCCGGCCTGCACGTATTTCCCGAATGGGATCTGGCCGATCTGGTCGACTGTTTCGACTGGACGCCGTTTTTCCGCGCCTGGGAGCTCGCGGGCACCTATCCCGCGATCCTCGACGACGCGGTGGTGGGCGAAAGCGCGCGCAATCTTTACGCCGATGCCCGCGCCATGCTCGACACGATTGTCGCCGAAAAATGGCTGACGGCGCGGGCTGTCGCCGGGTTCTGGCCCTGCGCCCGCCATGGCGACGACGTGGTGCTGCATCCCGATGACGACGAACGGTCGGTGCGCCTGCCGTTCCTGCGCCAGCAATTCATCAAGAGCCGGGGTCGGGCGAACTTCTGTCTGGCCGATTTCATCGATCCGGCGGGGGACTGGATCGGCGGCTTCGCCGTCGGCATCCACGGCATCGAACCGCATCTGGAGCGTTTCAAGGCCGCGCACGACGACTATTCGGACATCCTGCTGAAAGCGCTGGCTGATCGCTTCGCCGAAGCTTTCGCCGAACGCCTGCACCAGCACGTGCGCACCACGCTGTGGGCCTATGCGCCGGGCGAACAGCTCACCAACGAGGCGCTGATCCGCGAGCAGTACCGCGGCATCCGTCCCGCGCCCGGCTATCCGGCCTGCCCGGATCACAGCCTCAAGCCGATCCTGTTCGATCTGCTGGGCGCGCAGGAGAACGCTGGGATCGTGCTGACGGAGAGCCAGGCGATGCTGCCCACCGCGGCGGTTTCGGGCTTCTATTTCGCCCATCCGGAAAGCCAGTACTTCGGCGTCGCCACCATCGGGCGCGACCAGCTGGAAGACTACGCCGGCCGGCGCGGGATGGACCTGGCCACGGCGGAGCGCTGGCTGCGGCCGAATCTGGACTAG